A genomic stretch from Oceanispirochaeta sp. M1 includes:
- a CDS encoding SurA N-terminal domain-containing protein — MSQEEKKVSNIKSAAKIKEHKHKKRQKNMMVGTIIILVIVVISFVVVPAMAGSGSSGGGQLVFGKYGKQSITFKQGNYFSQQVESVNNMYRDSLGTDGNVDFLRQLIWRSAFNQTVVRTAILDEIAESGISVSSRGIDRGIIESGMFNNNGRFDEDAYMATSGTRLKEIRKSLEEDIKVQTYYVDTLYNQKRSAAMMDFLLDLGATEKNFSYARLDYSAFPEEQVINFGKDNEKLFQKIDLNRITIRSSEDEAASILKKLESGEKSFGDLARTYSKDTYAEDGGSMGSTFNYTLLSFLSDEQASAVMSLGADKHSDVIATEGSWYIFQAAEAAVAPDYTDTVMVSTIRSYMEREEIGVIEDYLMMKAEEMALVAHISSLTEAAAQFATDSGETGFIAPVYGDVPFIVNSPANKKDSSLLSAAAYSDEFFAKVFILKTPGETSQPMILDRSVVVFSLIDEQEGFTYPEEYQTYVRAELASELSQYKQSELQGIFLDSPKFKDEFNKTYGRVFPEES; from the coding sequence ATGTCTCAAGAAGAAAAAAAGGTTTCAAATATTAAATCTGCAGCTAAGATCAAAGAGCACAAACACAAGAAAAGACAGAAGAACATGATGGTGGGAACTATCATTATTCTGGTTATTGTTGTAATCAGTTTTGTTGTAGTTCCTGCTATGGCAGGTTCCGGTAGCAGCGGCGGTGGTCAGCTGGTTTTCGGAAAATATGGAAAACAGTCTATTACTTTCAAGCAGGGAAATTATTTTTCTCAGCAGGTTGAATCTGTTAATAATATGTATAGAGATTCTCTTGGAACTGATGGGAATGTAGATTTCCTCAGACAGCTTATCTGGCGTTCTGCTTTCAACCAGACAGTAGTAAGAACTGCTATTCTGGATGAAATTGCAGAGTCCGGTATTTCTGTTTCTTCCAGAGGGATTGACCGGGGAATCATTGAGAGCGGTATGTTTAATAACAACGGCCGTTTTGATGAAGACGCTTATATGGCTACTTCCGGTACAAGACTTAAAGAGATAAGAAAATCTTTGGAAGAAGATATTAAGGTTCAGACCTATTACGTTGATACTCTTTATAATCAGAAACGTTCTGCTGCCATGATGGATTTTCTCCTTGATCTTGGTGCAACTGAGAAAAACTTCTCTTATGCACGTCTTGATTACTCTGCCTTTCCCGAAGAGCAGGTTATTAACTTCGGAAAAGATAATGAGAAGCTCTTTCAAAAGATCGATCTTAACAGAATTACAATCAGATCATCAGAAGATGAGGCTGCTTCTATTCTTAAGAAACTTGAAAGCGGTGAAAAATCATTCGGGGATCTTGCAAGAACATATTCTAAGGATACATATGCTGAAGACGGCGGTTCCATGGGTTCCACCTTTAACTATACTCTTCTCAGCTTCCTGAGCGATGAGCAGGCTTCTGCTGTAATGTCTTTGGGTGCAGATAAGCACAGTGATGTAATTGCTACTGAAGGCAGCTGGTATATTTTCCAGGCGGCTGAAGCGGCTGTTGCTCCTGATTACACAGACACTGTTATGGTTTCTACTATCCGTTCTTATATGGAGAGAGAAGAGATCGGTGTGATTGAAGATTACCTTATGATGAAAGCCGAAGAGATGGCTCTTGTCGCTCATATCAGCTCTCTTACAGAAGCAGCGGCACAGTTTGCTACAGACAGTGGAGAGACTGGTTTTATCGCTCCTGTATACGGTGATGTTCCCTTTATTGTGAACAGCCCTGCCAACAAGAAAGACAGCAGCCTCCTCAGTGCTGCGGCTTACAGCGATGAGTTCTTTGCAAAAGTATTCATTCTGAAAACTCCCGGTGAAACATCACAGCCTATGATTCTTGATCGTTCAGTTGTTGTTTTTTCACTGATCGATGAGCAGGAAGGTTTTACTTATCCTGAAGAGTATCAGACATATGTAAGAGCAGAACTTGCCAGTGAACTGTCACAGTATAAACAGAGTGAGCTTCAGGGTATTTTCCTTGATTCACCCAAGTTCAAGGATGAGTTCAACAAGACTTACGGTCGTGTTTTTCCCGAAGAGTCCTGA